Proteins encoded together in one Janthinobacterium tructae window:
- the iolB gene encoding 5-deoxy-glucuronate isomerase codes for MSPLLVKAKSGSTIVEVTPASAGWTHVGFAAHRLAAGEHISLETGQRELCIVVLTGTVTVQAGEQRWEAIGKRASVFENVSPYAVYVPLDTQVSITAVSAAEVALCSAPATTHRPARLIEPASMTRSVRGQGANTRYVCDILPQTEEADGLLVVEVVTPSGHSSSYPPHKHDSDNVPLESSLEETYYHRLNPEQGFAYQRVYTDDRSIDEAMAVENHDVVMVPRGYHPVTVPYGYDGYYLNVMAGPKRVWHFKNDPAHEWLMHTK; via the coding sequence ATGAGCCCGCTGCTGGTCAAGGCAAAGTCCGGTTCCACCATCGTCGAGGTGACACCGGCGTCCGCCGGCTGGACGCATGTGGGCTTTGCCGCCCACCGCCTGGCTGCCGGCGAGCACATCAGCCTGGAGACGGGCCAGCGCGAACTGTGCATCGTCGTGCTGACGGGCACGGTCACCGTGCAGGCGGGCGAGCAGCGCTGGGAAGCCATCGGCAAGCGCGCCAGCGTCTTCGAGAACGTCTCGCCCTACGCCGTGTATGTGCCGCTCGATACTCAGGTCAGCATCACGGCCGTGAGCGCCGCCGAAGTGGCCCTGTGCAGCGCGCCGGCCACCACGCATCGTCCGGCGCGCCTGATCGAACCGGCCAGCATGACGCGCTCCGTGCGCGGCCAGGGTGCCAATACGCGCTATGTGTGCGACATCCTGCCGCAGACGGAGGAAGCGGACGGCTTGCTGGTGGTCGAGGTGGTCACGCCGTCCGGCCACTCGTCGAGCTATCCGCCGCATAAACACGATAGCGACAATGTGCCGCTGGAAAGTTCGCTGGAAGAAACGTATTACCACCGCCTCAATCCGGAGCAGGGCTTTGCGTACCAAAGAGTCTACACGGATGACCGTTCCATCGACGAAGCCATGGCCGTGGAAAACCACGATGTGGTGATGGTGCCCAGGGGTTACCACCCCGTCACCGTGCCGTATGGCTATGACGGCTATTACCTGAATGTGATGGCGGGGCCGAAACGCGTGTGGCACTTTAAAAACGACCCGGCCCATGAGTGGCTGATGCATACCAAATAG
- a CDS encoding bifunctional 5-dehydro-2-deoxygluconokinase/5-dehydro-2-deoxyphosphogluconate aldolase, producing the protein MNNPTQFAHGRALDVICLGRLAVDLYAQQIGSPLEDATSFAKYLGGSSANIAFGTARLGLKSAMLSKVGDDHMGRFLTDTLSKEGCDVSHVGIDRDRLTALVMLGIKDKNTFPLIFYRENCADMAIDLASVDAAFIASSKALLITGTHFSTSAMHAVSTQALQLARANNVRTVLDIDYRPVLWGLSGKADGETRFVSNDGVTSHLQAILPQFDLIVGTEEEFMIAGGGADIMASLRAVRAATLATLVVKRGPLGSAVIDNVVPASLDDAYNYRGVRVEVLNVLGAGDAFLSGFLKGWLRGEDYEACCRYANGCGALVVSRHGCAPAMPSPVELDYFLANAAKLTQPDQDATLSRLHRTTVARQQWDELCVFAFDHRTQFFELAQQTGAAESRISALKQLMVQAVAQTETALQLAGKTGVLIDGRYGVDALNDATGRGWWIGRPVELPGSNPLQFDWGRSIGSHLLSWPKEHVIKCLVQLHPDDTVENRLEQEAQIKALYDAAQVSGHELLLEVIPSESLPHSDDTVLRAVKRLYNLGIYPEWWKLESMSAKQWQAIDALVHERDPYCRGVVLLGLNAPIEKLAASFEQASASTTCRGFMVGRTIFQEPSRRWLAGDLDDAGLIAAVRANFEQLISLWQRTRKHLERAA; encoded by the coding sequence ATGAATAACCCGACACAATTTGCCCACGGCCGCGCGCTCGACGTGATTTGCCTGGGCCGCCTGGCGGTGGACCTGTATGCGCAGCAAATCGGCAGCCCGCTGGAAGACGCGACGAGTTTCGCCAAGTACCTGGGCGGCTCGTCGGCGAATATCGCCTTCGGCACGGCCCGCCTGGGCTTGAAATCGGCCATGCTGTCGAAAGTGGGCGACGACCACATGGGCCGTTTCCTCACCGATACTTTGTCGAAAGAGGGCTGCGACGTCAGCCATGTGGGCATCGACCGCGACCGCCTCACCGCCCTCGTCATGCTGGGCATCAAGGATAAAAACACCTTCCCCCTGATCTTTTACCGTGAAAATTGCGCCGACATGGCCATCGACCTAGCGTCGGTGGATGCGGCCTTCATTGCCTCGAGCAAAGCGCTCCTGATCACCGGCACGCATTTTTCTACCAGTGCCATGCACGCCGTCAGCACGCAAGCATTGCAATTGGCCCGCGCCAACAACGTGCGCACCGTGCTCGACATCGATTACCGGCCCGTGCTGTGGGGCTTGTCGGGCAAGGCGGACGGTGAAACACGTTTCGTCTCGAACGACGGCGTGACCAGCCATTTGCAGGCGATCCTGCCGCAATTCGACTTGATCGTCGGCACGGAAGAGGAATTCATGATCGCCGGCGGCGGCGCGGACATCATGGCGTCCCTGCGCGCCGTGCGGGCCGCCACCCTGGCGACGCTCGTTGTCAAGCGGGGCCCGCTGGGCAGCGCCGTCATCGACAATGTGGTGCCGGCCAGTTTGGATGACGCGTATAACTACCGTGGCGTGCGCGTGGAAGTGCTCAACGTGCTGGGCGCAGGCGACGCCTTTCTGTCCGGCTTCCTGAAAGGCTGGCTGCGCGGCGAGGATTACGAAGCGTGCTGCCGCTATGCGAATGGCTGCGGCGCCCTCGTCGTATCGCGTCACGGTTGCGCGCCGGCCATGCCGTCGCCAGTCGAACTCGACTATTTCCTGGCCAATGCGGCCAAGCTGACACAGCCGGACCAGGACGCCACCTTGTCGCGCCTGCACCGCACGACGGTCGCACGCCAGCAGTGGGACGAGCTGTGCGTGTTTGCGTTCGACCACCGCACGCAATTTTTTGAGCTGGCGCAACAAACGGGCGCAGCCGAGTCGCGTATCTCGGCCTTGAAGCAATTGATGGTGCAAGCCGTGGCGCAGACGGAAACGGCCTTGCAGCTGGCCGGCAAGACGGGCGTGCTGATCGATGGGCGCTATGGCGTCGATGCGCTCAACGATGCGACGGGGCGCGGCTGGTGGATAGGCCGTCCCGTGGAATTGCCGGGCTCGAACCCGCTGCAATTCGACTGGGGCCGCTCCATCGGTTCGCATCTGCTCAGCTGGCCAAAGGAACACGTGATCAAATGCCTGGTGCAGCTGCATCCGGACGACACCGTGGAAAACCGCCTGGAACAGGAAGCCCAGATCAAGGCCCTGTACGACGCGGCGCAAGTGAGCGGTCACGAACTGCTGTTGGAGGTGATCCCGTCGGAATCCCTGCCGCACAGTGACGATACGGTCTTGCGCGCCGTCAAGCGCCTGTACAACCTGGGTATCTATCCGGAATGGTGGAAGCTGGAAAGCATGTCGGCCAAGCAGTGGCAAGCCATCGACGCCCTCGTGCACGAGCGCGATCCGTATTGCCGTGGCGTTGTCTTGCTGGGTTTGAATGCGCCGATCGAGAAACTGGCTGCCAGTTTTGAGCAGGCCAGTGCCAGCACCACGTGCCGCGGCTTCATGGTGGGCCGCACCATCTTCCAGGAACCGAGCCGCCGCTGGCTGGCTGGCGACCTGGACGATGCGGGCCTGATCGCCGCCGTGCGCGCCAACTTCGAACAACTCATCAGCTTGTGGCAACGCACGCGCAAGCACCTGGAGCGTGCCGCATGA
- a CDS encoding ATP-binding cassette domain-containing protein, giving the protein MSEYILALENISKRFGSVIALQNVTLRLKPGEVHCLLGDNGAGKSTLIKTLAGVHRPTSGQYLVDGQSVSFNSPKEALDLGVATVYQDLALVPLLSVARNFFMGREPIKKMFGVLPVMDMEYAATTARDKLAEMGIMVRDPHQAVGTMSGGERQCLAIARAIHFGARVLILDEPTAALGVKQSFNVLKLIYKARERGLSVIFITHNVHHAYPVGDSFTLLNRGKSLGTYTKETVSKDEVLDMMAGGAEMQTLMAELDGVTI; this is encoded by the coding sequence ATGAGCGAATACATCCTTGCGCTGGAAAATATCAGCAAACGTTTCGGCTCCGTCATCGCCCTGCAAAACGTTACCCTGCGCTTGAAACCGGGCGAAGTGCATTGCCTGCTGGGTGACAACGGCGCCGGCAAGTCGACCCTGATCAAGACCCTGGCCGGCGTGCACCGGCCTACCAGCGGGCAATATCTGGTCGACGGCCAGAGCGTCAGCTTCAATTCGCCGAAGGAAGCGCTCGACCTGGGCGTGGCCACCGTCTACCAGGACCTGGCGCTGGTGCCCTTGCTGTCCGTGGCGCGCAATTTCTTCATGGGCCGCGAGCCGATCAAAAAAATGTTCGGCGTGCTGCCCGTGATGGATATGGAGTATGCGGCCACCACGGCGCGCGACAAGCTGGCCGAAATGGGCATCATGGTGCGCGATCCGCACCAGGCCGTGGGCACCATGTCGGGCGGCGAACGCCAGTGCCTGGCGATTGCCCGCGCCATCCACTTCGGCGCGCGCGTGCTGATCCTCGACGAGCCGACGGCCGCGCTGGGCGTGAAGCAGTCGTTCAACGTCCTGAAACTGATCTACAAGGCGCGCGAGCGGGGCTTGTCCGTGATCTTTATTACCCATAATGTGCACCACGCCTACCCTGTGGGCGACTCGTTCACCCTCTTGAACCGGGGCAAGTCGCTGGGCACTTACACCAAGGAAACCGTTTCCAAGGATGAAGTACTCGACATGATGGCGGGCGGTGCGGAAATGCAAACGCTGATGGCTGAACTCGACGGTGTCACGATTTAA
- the iolE gene encoding myo-inosose-2 dehydratase, translated as MNTWNVKIGINPISWMNDDLPSLGGETPLETALKEGAEIGYVGFELGNKFPKDAPALNAVLGKYGLACVSGWYSGRLAHRSVEEEIASVGPHLRLLADSGATVMVYGEVADAIQGEARPLYKRPRFQTQQQWQAYADKLTVFARHLLDNGVRLAYHHHMGAYVETPADVDQLMALTGGEVGLLFDTGHITFAGGDALAVLNKHIDRICHVHCKDVRPNVVKLARNGHWSFLQAVINGAFSVPGDGSIDFPAILTRLYLHGYEGWLVVEAEQDPAVAPSYQYAKMGHDYLAQLVEAIPHLGREAA; from the coding sequence ATGAACACTTGGAATGTCAAGATCGGCATCAACCCGATCTCATGGATGAACGACGATTTGCCCAGCCTGGGCGGCGAGACGCCCCTGGAGACAGCGCTGAAAGAGGGCGCCGAGATCGGCTACGTGGGTTTCGAGCTGGGTAACAAGTTTCCGAAAGATGCTCCGGCTCTGAACGCCGTGCTGGGCAAGTATGGCCTGGCGTGCGTCTCCGGCTGGTATTCTGGCCGCCTGGCGCACCGGTCGGTGGAAGAAGAGATCGCTTCTGTTGGCCCTCATTTACGGCTGCTTGCCGACAGCGGCGCGACCGTCATGGTGTACGGGGAAGTGGCCGACGCCATCCAGGGCGAAGCGCGCCCCTTGTACAAACGCCCGCGTTTCCAGACGCAGCAGCAATGGCAGGCCTATGCCGACAAATTGACGGTGTTTGCCAGGCACTTGCTCGATAACGGCGTGCGCCTGGCGTATCACCACCACATGGGCGCCTATGTGGAAACCCCGGCCGACGTGGATCAACTGATGGCCCTGACGGGGGGCGAGGTCGGTTTGCTGTTTGATACGGGTCATATCACCTTTGCCGGTGGCGATGCGCTGGCGGTGCTCAACAAGCATATCGATCGCATCTGCCACGTGCATTGCAAGGACGTGCGCCCGAACGTGGTGAAACTGGCCCGCAACGGCCACTGGAGTTTCCTGCAGGCCGTCATCAATGGCGCCTTCAGCGTGCCCGGCGACGGCAGCATCGACTTCCCGGCCATCCTGACGCGCTTGTATCTGCATGGCTATGAAGGCTGGCTGGTGGTGGAAGCGGAGCAAGACCCGGCTGTCGCGCCCAGTTACCAGTACGCGAAGATGGGCCACGATTACCTGGCCCAGCTCGTCGAGGCGATTCCCCACCTGGGCCGGGAGGCGGCATGA
- the iolD gene encoding 3D-(3,5/4)-trihydroxycyclohexane-1,2-dione acylhydrolase (decyclizing) — translation MKTTIRLTMAQALVRYLAALRTEDGDGTLLPLFGGAFAIFGHGNVAGLGEALYQYRDSFPTYRAHNEQAMAHSAIAYAKAHMRRRMMAVTSSIGPGATNLLTAAALAHVNRLPVLLLPGDVFVSRAPDPVLQQLEDGSDGSVSVNDAFKPLSRYFDRIVYPEQVLTALPRAIAALTDPAACGPVTLSLPQDVQTMAYDYPEEFFAPRIVRFRALPPVEQELEEAAALLKNARQPLIVAGGGVLYGKACAALQAFAERHGIPVAETQAGKSALPWDHPLQLGAIGVTGSPAANALAFDADMVLAVGTRLQDFTTGSNSLFAQAQLVSLNVNSFDALKRRGLGLQADATLGLQGLSRLLGSWNSAGQWMDRAQQAGKAWRATVASITGKREVAGLPYDGEVIGAVQRSSEDSTIRDIVVCAAGTLPAELHKLWRTETPGGYHMEYGYSCMGYEIAGGLGVKMAKPDAEVIVMLGDGSYLMMNSEIATSVMLDKKLIIVVLDNRGYGCINRLQQACGNASFNNMLPDSAPVIDFALHAQSLGALSEHVGNISELEQAMLRARAATRTYLICINTDDTRTTEEGGCWWEVAVPEVSTQPGVQAARARYELDRLKQRN, via the coding sequence ATGAAGACGACGATCCGGTTGACCATGGCGCAAGCCCTGGTGCGCTACCTGGCTGCCTTGCGTACGGAAGACGGTGACGGTACCTTGCTTCCCTTGTTCGGCGGCGCCTTCGCCATCTTTGGCCACGGCAACGTGGCGGGCCTGGGCGAAGCGCTGTACCAGTACCGCGACAGCTTTCCCACGTATCGTGCCCACAACGAGCAGGCGATGGCGCACTCGGCCATAGCCTATGCCAAGGCGCACATGCGCCGGCGCATGATGGCGGTGACCAGTTCCATCGGTCCCGGCGCTACCAATTTGCTGACGGCCGCCGCCCTGGCCCACGTGAACCGCCTGCCGGTATTGCTGTTGCCCGGTGACGTATTCGTCTCGCGTGCGCCGGACCCGGTGCTGCAGCAGCTGGAAGATGGTAGCGACGGCAGCGTCTCGGTCAACGATGCGTTCAAGCCACTGTCGCGTTACTTTGACCGCATCGTGTATCCGGAGCAAGTGCTGACGGCCTTGCCGCGCGCCATTGCCGCCTTGACGGACCCGGCCGCCTGCGGTCCAGTGACCTTGTCGCTGCCGCAAGACGTGCAAACGATGGCGTATGACTACCCCGAGGAGTTCTTTGCGCCGCGCATCGTGCGTTTTCGCGCCTTGCCGCCCGTCGAGCAGGAGCTGGAAGAAGCGGCAGCACTGTTGAAAAACGCCAGACAGCCGCTGATCGTTGCCGGTGGCGGCGTGCTGTACGGCAAGGCCTGCGCCGCCTTGCAGGCGTTTGCCGAGCGGCATGGCATCCCCGTGGCGGAAACCCAGGCCGGCAAGAGTGCCTTGCCGTGGGATCATCCGCTGCAGCTGGGCGCCATCGGCGTGACGGGCTCGCCTGCGGCGAATGCCCTGGCGTTTGATGCGGACATGGTGCTGGCCGTCGGCACGCGCTTGCAGGATTTCACCACGGGCTCGAACTCCCTGTTTGCGCAGGCGCAACTGGTCAGCCTGAACGTCAACAGTTTTGACGCCTTGAAACGCCGTGGCTTGGGCTTGCAGGCGGACGCGACACTCGGCTTGCAGGGCCTGTCGCGGCTGCTGGGCAGCTGGAACAGCGCGGGACAATGGATGGACCGGGCGCAGCAGGCGGGCAAGGCCTGGCGCGCGACGGTGGCATCCATTACCGGGAAAAGGGAAGTGGCCGGCTTGCCGTATGACGGCGAAGTCATCGGCGCCGTGCAGCGTTCATCCGAGGACTCCACCATCCGCGACATCGTCGTCTGCGCGGCAGGCACCTTGCCGGCCGAGCTGCACAAGCTGTGGCGAACGGAAACACCGGGCGGCTACCACATGGAATACGGCTATTCGTGCATGGGTTACGAGATTGCCGGCGGCCTCGGCGTCAAGATGGCGAAACCGGATGCCGAGGTGATCGTCATGCTGGGCGACGGCAGTTACCTGATGATGAATTCGGAAATCGCCACTTCCGTCATGCTGGACAAAAAGCTCATCATCGTCGTGCTCGACAACCGGGGCTATGGCTGCATCAACCGATTGCAGCAGGCGTGCGGCAATGCCTCGTTCAACAATATGTTGCCCGACAGCGCCCCCGTGATCGACTTTGCGCTGCATGCGCAGTCGCTGGGCGCGCTCTCCGAACACGTTGGCAATATCTCCGAACTGGAACAGGCCATGCTGCGCGCCCGGGCAGCTACCCGTACGTATCTGATCTGCATCAATACGGACGACACGCGCACGACAGAAGAGGGTGGTTGCTGGTGGGAAGTGGCCGTGCCCGAGGTCTCCACCCAGCCAGGCGTGCAAGCTGCGCGCGCCCGTTATGAACTTGACCGTCTGAAACAAAGGAATTGA
- a CDS encoding sugar ABC transporter substrate-binding protein, producing the protein MLGLGLGLGLGMNASHAAGEKFVLISHAPDSDSWWNTIKNSVKQAGEDFNVSVDYRNPPNGDLADMARLVEQSAARNYDGVIVSIADFSVLQKPLGQVAAKKIPFITINSGTLAQSEQLGAVMHVGQPEYEAGKGAGEKAKAAGIKSFVCVNHYATNPSSFERCRGFADAIGVDFKAATLDAGEDPTTIESKLSAFLRNNPKTQAVLALGPTSAHASLKALEKMGLKGKMWFATFDLSDEISKAIKDGSIQFAIDQQPYLQGYIPVAVLAIMKQDKTTDLAKVREKLINNAKFKARLAEYGLAPSYGPRHIGSGPGYVTKDNIGKVEKYAGQFR; encoded by the coding sequence ATGCTGGGCCTCGGCCTGGGACTGGGTCTGGGCATGAACGCCAGCCACGCTGCGGGCGAGAAATTCGTGTTGATCAGCCATGCGCCCGATTCCGATTCCTGGTGGAATACGATCAAAAATTCCGTCAAGCAAGCAGGTGAAGACTTCAATGTCAGCGTCGACTACCGCAACCCGCCGAATGGCGACCTGGCCGACATGGCGCGCCTGGTCGAGCAATCGGCAGCCCGCAACTACGATGGCGTGATCGTCAGCATCGCCGATTTCAGCGTGCTGCAAAAACCGCTGGGCCAGGTGGCGGCGAAGAAAATCCCCTTCATCACGATCAACTCGGGCACCCTGGCGCAAAGCGAACAGCTGGGCGCCGTGATGCATGTGGGCCAGCCTGAATACGAGGCAGGCAAGGGCGCGGGCGAAAAAGCCAAGGCGGCCGGCATCAAGTCCTTCGTCTGCGTCAACCATTACGCGACGAACCCGTCGTCGTTCGAGCGCTGCCGTGGTTTTGCCGATGCGATCGGCGTCGACTTCAAGGCCGCCACCCTGGATGCGGGCGAAGATCCGACCACCATCGAAAGCAAGCTGAGCGCCTTCCTGCGCAACAATCCGAAGACGCAAGCCGTGCTGGCGCTGGGACCCACCTCGGCCCACGCTTCGCTCAAGGCGCTGGAAAAAATGGGCTTGAAGGGCAAGATGTGGTTCGCCACCTTCGACCTGTCCGATGAAATCTCGAAAGCGATCAAGGATGGCAGCATCCAGTTCGCCATCGACCAGCAACCCTACCTGCAAGGCTACATCCCCGTTGCCGTGCTGGCCATCATGAAGCAGGACAAGACCACGGACCTGGCCAAGGTACGCGAAAAGCTGATCAATAACGCCAAGTTCAAGGCGCGCCTGGCCGAGTATGGCCTGGCACCATCGTATGGCCCGCGCCATATCGGTTCCGGTCCTGGGTATGTCACCAAGGACAATATCGGCAAGGTGGAGAAATACGCCGGCCAGTTCCGTTAA
- a CDS encoding ANTAR domain-containing response regulator produces MTSSRTQPLRIVVVNTIVEHGVHADTALAAQVLRGNALRIGLLESGFDIVASLPADLYLPERIAQLQPDLIIIDAESDARDVLEHIVIATRDERRPIVLFTEDGATASIDAAMAAGVSAYIVAGLQAERIQPVLNVALARFRQEEKLRAELLDTRHKLLERKVIERAKGLLMTHQGLTEEQAYQRLRSMAMNKKLKLAEIAQRILDVEDLLG; encoded by the coding sequence ATGACGTCCAGCCGTACCCAGCCTTTGCGCATCGTTGTCGTCAACACCATCGTCGAGCATGGCGTGCACGCGGACACGGCATTGGCTGCCCAAGTGCTGCGCGGCAATGCCTTGCGCATCGGCTTGCTGGAATCGGGTTTCGACATCGTCGCCTCGCTGCCAGCCGACCTCTACCTTCCCGAGCGCATCGCGCAACTGCAGCCTGACCTCATCATCATCGATGCCGAATCGGACGCGCGCGACGTGCTCGAACACATCGTCATCGCCACGCGCGACGAGCGCCGCCCCATCGTCCTGTTTACGGAAGACGGCGCCACGGCCAGCATCGACGCGGCCATGGCGGCCGGCGTATCCGCCTACATCGTCGCCGGCCTGCAGGCCGAGCGCATTCAACCCGTGCTGAACGTGGCCCTGGCGCGCTTTCGCCAGGAAGAAAAACTCCGCGCCGAATTGCTCGACACGCGGCACAAGCTGCTGGAACGCAAGGTGATCGAACGGGCCAAGGGCCTGTTGATGACGCATCAGGGCTTGACGGAAGAGCAGGCTTACCAGCGGCTGCGCAGCATGGCGATGAATAAAAAGCTGAAGCTGGCGGAAATTGCCCAGCGCATCCTCGACGTGGAGGACTTGCTGGGATGA
- a CDS encoding ABC transporter permease yields the protein MAASGTPPQKQGADERVGQVSWLKRLFSRPEFASISGAILVFAFFILTAGDSGMFNLDGVINWAQVAAYLGIIAIGACVLMIAGEFDLSIGSMIGFSGMMIAIPSVYFHWPVWAAILFAFAGSMALGWLNGYLVIKTRLPSFIVTLAFLFILRGLTLALSIMFANRTIVSGIGALAADDWLATTLFHGEVGTSLFAWMAKAGWITALDSGAPLVKGIPKVIVWWAGLALVSGFVLARTRIGNWIFAVGGDANAAKNVGVPVKTIKVSLFVFTAFCACLFATLQVFDVGSAAADRGMQKEFEAIIAAVIGGALLTGGYGSVVGACFGALIFGVVQIGITYTNINSDWFRVFLGVMLLIAVLFNNFVRARVTEAR from the coding sequence ATGGCCGCCTCGGGCACGCCGCCGCAAAAACAGGGTGCCGATGAGCGCGTGGGGCAGGTCAGTTGGCTCAAGCGGCTGTTCAGCCGTCCCGAGTTCGCCTCGATCTCGGGCGCCATCCTGGTGTTCGCCTTCTTCATCCTGACGGCCGGCGACTCTGGCATGTTCAACCTCGACGGCGTGATCAACTGGGCGCAAGTGGCCGCCTACCTGGGCATCATCGCCATCGGCGCCTGCGTATTGATGATCGCCGGTGAATTCGACCTGTCGATCGGCTCCATGATCGGCTTTTCCGGCATGATGATCGCCATCCCTTCCGTGTATTTCCACTGGCCCGTGTGGGCCGCCATCCTGTTCGCCTTTGCCGGTTCGATGGCGCTGGGCTGGCTCAACGGCTACCTGGTCATCAAGACGCGCTTGCCGTCGTTTATCGTCACCCTGGCCTTCCTGTTCATCTTGCGCGGCCTGACCCTGGCCCTGTCCATCATGTTTGCCAACCGCACCATCGTCAGCGGTATCGGCGCGCTGGCCGCCGACGACTGGCTGGCCACGACCCTGTTCCATGGCGAAGTGGGCACCTCGCTGTTCGCCTGGATGGCCAAGGCTGGCTGGATCACGGCGCTCGACAGCGGCGCGCCGCTGGTCAAGGGCATCCCCAAGGTCATCGTCTGGTGGGCCGGCCTGGCGCTGGTGTCCGGCTTCGTCCTGGCCCGTACCCGCATCGGCAACTGGATCTTCGCCGTCGGCGGCGATGCCAACGCGGCCAAGAACGTGGGCGTGCCCGTGAAAACCATCAAGGTCTCGCTGTTTGTCTTCACCGCCTTCTGCGCCTGTCTGTTTGCCACGTTGCAAGTATTTGACGTGGGTTCGGCCGCCGCCGACCGCGGCATGCAGAAGGAATTCGAAGCCATCATCGCGGCCGTCATCGGCGGCGCCTTGCTGACGGGCGGCTACGGTTCCGTCGTCGGCGCCTGCTTCGGCGCGCTGATCTTCGGCGTGGTGCAGATCGGCATTACTTATACCAATATCAATTCGGACTGGTTCCGCGTCTTCCTCGGCGTCATGCTGCTGATCGCGGTACTGTTCAACAACTTTGTCCGTGCACGTGTCACGGAAGCGAGATAA
- a CDS encoding CoA-acylating methylmalonate-semialdehyde dehydrogenase: protein MTTQQIGHFIGGNPMASRSERTSDVFNPATGAVTAKVSLATAAELNAAVAAAHAAFPAWSQTSPLRRARVMFKFKELLEEHADQLAALITAEHGKVFTDAKGEVTRGIEVVEFACGIPQMMKGEYSEQVAGGIDAWSIRQALGVCVGITPFNFPVMVPMWMFPMAIACGNTFVLKPSERDPSASLLLAQLLTDAGLPDGVFNVVQGDKEAVDGLLHHPDVRAVSFVGSTPIAEYIYATGCAQGKRVQALGGAKNHMVVMPDADIPQTVDALMGAAFGSAGERCMAISVVVAVGNVADQLVEALVPRIAALKITQGMDLSAEMGPVVTQVHKEKIAGYIATGVKEGAKLVSDGRGFVLPGHENGFFLGGSLFDHVTPEMTIYKEEIFGPVLCIVRVPDFTTALDLVNAHEYGNGTAIYTRDGNTAREYTHRVQVGMVGVNVPIPVPMAFHSFGGWKRSLFGDHHAHGPESVRFYTKQKAVTQRWPASTAAGAEFAMPTLK from the coding sequence ATGACAACGCAACAGATCGGCCACTTTATCGGTGGCAACCCCATGGCTTCGCGCTCCGAGCGCACGAGCGATGTGTTCAATCCCGCCACAGGTGCCGTCACGGCGAAGGTGTCGCTGGCGACTGCCGCCGAGCTGAACGCGGCCGTGGCCGCCGCCCATGCGGCCTTTCCCGCCTGGTCGCAAACCTCGCCCCTGCGCCGCGCACGGGTCATGTTCAAGTTCAAGGAATTGCTGGAAGAGCATGCGGATCAATTGGCCGCCCTGATCACGGCCGAACACGGCAAGGTGTTTACCGATGCCAAAGGGGAAGTGACGCGCGGCATCGAAGTGGTGGAGTTTGCCTGCGGCATTCCGCAGATGATGAAGGGCGAGTACAGCGAGCAGGTGGCCGGCGGCATCGACGCCTGGTCGATCCGCCAGGCGCTCGGTGTCTGCGTCGGCATCACGCCGTTCAATTTCCCCGTGATGGTGCCGATGTGGATGTTCCCGATGGCGATTGCTTGCGGCAATACGTTCGTACTCAAACCGTCGGAGCGCGACCCGTCGGCCAGCCTGCTGCTGGCGCAGCTGTTGACGGATGCAGGCTTGCCCGATGGCGTCTTCAACGTGGTGCAGGGCGACAAGGAAGCCGTGGACGGCTTGCTGCACCATCCGGATGTGCGCGCCGTCAGCTTTGTCGGCTCCACGCCGATCGCCGAATACATCTACGCCACGGGCTGCGCGCAGGGCAAGCGCGTGCAAGCGCTGGGCGGGGCGAAAAATCACATGGTCGTCATGCCCGACGCCGATATTCCCCAGACGGTCGATGCCCTGATGGGCGCGGCTTTTGGCTCGGCGGGCGAGCGCTGCATGGCCATTTCTGTCGTCGTGGCGGTCGGCAATGTGGCGGACCAGCTGGTCGAAGCGCTGGTGCCGCGCATCGCAGCACTCAAGATTACGCAGGGCATGGATTTGTCGGCGGAAATGGGGCCGGTTGTCACGCAAGTGCACAAGGAGAAGATCGCCGGCTACATCGCCACCGGCGTCAAGGAAGGCGCCAAGCTGGTCAGTGATGGACGCGGTTTCGTGCTGCCCGGCCATGAAAACGGCTTTTTCCTCGGCGGCAGCCTGTTCGACCATGTCACGCCCGAGATGACCATCTATAAAGAGGAAATCTTCGGCCCTGTCCTGTGTATCGTGCGCGTGCCCGATTTTACGACGGCGCTGGACCTGGTCAACGCCCACGAATATGGCAACGGCACGGCAATTTACACGCGCGATGGCAACACGGCGCGCGAATACACGCACCGGGTGCAGGTGGGGATGGTCGGCGTCAACGTGCCGATTCCCGTGCCGATGGCCTTCCACAGCTTCGGCGGCTGGAAGCGCAGCCTGTTCGGCGACCATCACGCGCATGGCCCGGAATCCGTGCGTTTCTACACGAAACAGAAGGCGGTGACCCAGCGCTGGCCAGCCTCGACGGCTGCTGGCGCCGAATTTGCCATGCCGACCCTCAAGTAA